The Medicago truncatula cultivar Jemalong A17 chromosome 4, MtrunA17r5.0-ANR, whole genome shotgun sequence genome includes a region encoding these proteins:
- the LOC25493076 gene encoding cellulose synthase-like protein G2 isoform X3 has translation MEASQGTLPLNTCHVQKLLLIINRLHMLLHSMALGFLFYYRVCFLFQDQENRVSHLLPWLLVFTSEIILSFIWFLGQAYRWRPVSRFVFPERLPEDDKLPAVDVFICTADPIKEPTLEVMNTVLSSMALDYPQEKIHVYLSDDGCSPMTLYGVRKAWEFARWWLPFCRRYKIKNRCPKAYFSALESDDNDFARSSFYMEDKQKIKRKYEAFKEEIETFRKAEAFSRDSITVGDHSSVIEVMQEDIIDDVDNVKMPQLVYVSRERKSSSPHHFKAGALNVLLRVSAVMSNSPYILDLDCDMFCNDPTSARYAMCFHLDPKISSSLSFVQFPQKFHNISKKDIYDSQLRSLFTLQWQGMDGLKGPVLSGWTDLLQLREYFGSSNEFIKSLTQNYTSVFFPGRNTLLEEPHLLASCRYETGTKWGQDVGFLYDSVVEDFLTGFILHCNGWNSVFCEPSRPQFLGTATTNLNDVLIQGTRWYSGLFENGISKFCPLIYGSLRMPLLQSLCFAELTYFPLYCLPLWCFATIPQLCLQRGIPLYPKVSDTFFIVFFFIFLSSLSKHLLEVFLTGGTLHNWINEQRIWMMKSTTCDLYGCLDALLKKVGIRQASFLPTDKAEDDEQTLLYQNDKYDFRASNIFIVPMLALLTVNIFCLVVGVYRVILVGDWDKMFIQVALASFIITVNYPIIEGLVIRKDKGRISQSVAIYVILFTMIFLTFCKFL, from the exons ATGGAGGCAAGTCAAGGAACTCTTCCTCTCAATACCTGCCATGTCCAAAAGTTGTTGCTTATCATCAATAGGTTACACATGCTCCTTCATTCCATGGCTTTAGGCTTCTTGTTCTATTACAGAGTGTGCTTTCTTTTCCAAGACCAAGAAAACAGGGTAAGCCATTTGCTACCATGGCTCCTTGTTTTTACTTCAGAAATCATTCTCTCCTTCATTTGGTTCCTTGGACAAGCTTATCGTTGGCGACCTGTTTCACGTTTTGTCTTCCCAGAGAGATTGCCAGAGGATGACAAGCTTCCTGCCGTTGATGTGTTCATATGCACTGCAGATCCAATCAAGGAACCCACTTTAGAGGTGATGAACACTGTTTTATCATCCATGGCACTAGATTATCCTCAAGAGAAGATTCATGTGTATCTTTCAGATGATGGGTGTTCCCCCATGACTCTGTATGGTGTGAGGAAGGCTTGGGAGTTTGCAAGGTGGTGGCTTCCCTTCTGCAGAAGGTACAAAATAAAGAACAGGTGCCCGAAGGCCTACTTTTCTGCTTTGGAGAGTGATGATAATGATTTTGCCAGGAGTAGTTTTTACATGGAAGACAAGCAAAAGATTAAG AGAAAGTATGAGGCTTTTAAAGAAGAGATAGAGACATTCAGAAAAGCTGAGGCCTTTTCAAGAGATAGTATTACCGTTGGAGATCATTCATCAGTCATTGAG GTGATGCAAGAAGATATCATTGATGATGTGGATAATGTCAAAATGcctcaacttgtctatgtttcGAGAGAGAGAAAGTCTTCTAGTCCCCACCATTTCAAAGCTGGAGCCCTCAATGTTCTT CTTCGTGTATCTGCTGTGATGAGTAATTCTCCCTACATCCTAGATCTAGATTGTGACATGTTCTGCAACGATCCAACTTCAGCTCGATATGCAATGTGTTTTCACCTTGATCCAAAGATATCATCCTCCTTGTCTTTTGTTCAATTTCCTCAGAAATTTCACAACATTAGCAAGAAAGACATCTATGACAGTCAGCTGAGATCATTATTTACT CTCCAATGGCAAGGGATGGACGGGCTTAAGGGACCTGTATTGTCAG GATGGACTGACCTGCTGCAACTTCGAGAATATTTTGGTTCATCGAATGAATTCATCAAGTCACTTACTCAAAACTACACAAGTGTTTTTTTTCCGGGACGGAATACATTGCTCGAAGAACCTCACTTGTTGGCTTCTTGTAGATATGAAACTGGCACTAAATGGGGACAAGAT GTAGGTTTCTTATACGATAGTGTAGTAGAAGATTTCCTGACTGGATTTATCTTGCATTGTAACGGATGGAATTCGGTTTTCTGCGAACCATCTAGGCCACAGTTCCTTGGTACAGCTACGACAAATTTGAATGATGTACTAATTCAAGGCACTAGATGGTACTCTGGTTTGTTTGAAAATGGTATAAGTAAGTTTTGCCCCCTTATATATGGGTCTTTAAGGATGCCACTACTCCAGAGCCTGTGTTTTGCAGAACTCACATATTTCCCTCTTTATTGCTTGCCTCTTTGGTGTTTTGCTACCATCCctcagctctgcctgcaacgtGGAATACCCTTGTACCCTAAG GTTTCAGATACATTTTTCATTGtcttttttttcatctttctaTCATCTCTTTCAAAACATTTACTAGAAGTGTTCTTAACTGGAGGAACACTCCATAACTGGATCAATGAGCAGAGAATCTGGATGATGAAATCAACTACTTGCGATCTATATGGTTGTTTGGATGCTTTACTGAAGAAAGTTGGAATAAGACAAGCCAGTTTCTTGCCTACTGATAAAGCAGAGGATGATGAACAAACTCTGCTATACCAAAATGATAAATACGACTTTCGAGCATCAAACATTTTTATAGTTCCAATGCTTGCCCTCCTCACAGTCAACATATTTTGTCTGGTAGTTGGAGTGTATAGAGTGATATTGGTGGGTGATTGGGACAAAATGTTCATACAGGTTGCCCTTGCAAGTTTTATCATTACAGTCAACTACCCTATCATTGAAGGGCTGGTGATAAGGAAAGACAAGGGACGCATTTCACAGTCGGTAGCTATATATGTTATCTTGTTTACTAtgatttttttgacattttgtaaattcttATAG
- the LOC25493076 gene encoding cellulose synthase-like protein G2 isoform X2 has protein sequence MEASQGTLPLNTCHVQKLLLIINRLHMLLHSMALGFLFYYRVCFLFQDQENRVSHLLPWLLVFTSEIILSFIWFLGQAYRWRPVSRFVFPERLPEDDKLPAVDVFICTADPIKEPTLEVMNTVLSSMALDYPQEKIHVYLSDDGCSPMTLYGVRKAWEFARWWLPFCRRYKIKNRCPKAYFSALESDDNDFARSSFYMEDKQKIKRKYEAFKEEIETFRKAEAFSRDSITVGDHSSVIEVMQEDIIDDVDNVKMPQLVYVSRERKSSSPHHFKAGALNVLLRVSAVMSNSPYILDLDCDMFCNDPTSARYAMCFHLDPKISSSLSFVQFPQKFHNISKKDIYDSQLRSLFTLQWQGMDGLKGPVLSGTGFYMKRVSLYGNQANEGWTDLLQLREYFGSSNEFIKSLTQNYTSVFFPGRNTLLEEPHLLASCRYETGTKWGQDVGFLYDSVVEDFLTGFILHCNGWNSVFCEPSRPQFLGTATTNLNDVLIQGTRWYSGLFENGISKFCPLIYGSLRMPLLQSLCFAELTYFPLYCLPLWCFATIPQLCLQRGIPLYPKVSDTFFIVFFFIFLSSLSKHLLEVFLTGGTLHNWINEQRIWMMKSTTCDLYGCLDALLKKVGIRQASFLPTDKAEDDEQTLLYQNDKYDFRASNIFIVPMLALLTVNIFCLVVGVYRVILVGDWDKMFIQVALASFIITVNYPIIEGLVIRKDKGRISQSVAIYVILFTMIFLTFCKFL, from the exons ATGGAGGCAAGTCAAGGAACTCTTCCTCTCAATACCTGCCATGTCCAAAAGTTGTTGCTTATCATCAATAGGTTACACATGCTCCTTCATTCCATGGCTTTAGGCTTCTTGTTCTATTACAGAGTGTGCTTTCTTTTCCAAGACCAAGAAAACAGGGTAAGCCATTTGCTACCATGGCTCCTTGTTTTTACTTCAGAAATCATTCTCTCCTTCATTTGGTTCCTTGGACAAGCTTATCGTTGGCGACCTGTTTCACGTTTTGTCTTCCCAGAGAGATTGCCAGAGGATGACAAGCTTCCTGCCGTTGATGTGTTCATATGCACTGCAGATCCAATCAAGGAACCCACTTTAGAGGTGATGAACACTGTTTTATCATCCATGGCACTAGATTATCCTCAAGAGAAGATTCATGTGTATCTTTCAGATGATGGGTGTTCCCCCATGACTCTGTATGGTGTGAGGAAGGCTTGGGAGTTTGCAAGGTGGTGGCTTCCCTTCTGCAGAAGGTACAAAATAAAGAACAGGTGCCCGAAGGCCTACTTTTCTGCTTTGGAGAGTGATGATAATGATTTTGCCAGGAGTAGTTTTTACATGGAAGACAAGCAAAAGATTAAG AGAAAGTATGAGGCTTTTAAAGAAGAGATAGAGACATTCAGAAAAGCTGAGGCCTTTTCAAGAGATAGTATTACCGTTGGAGATCATTCATCAGTCATTGAG GTGATGCAAGAAGATATCATTGATGATGTGGATAATGTCAAAATGcctcaacttgtctatgtttcGAGAGAGAGAAAGTCTTCTAGTCCCCACCATTTCAAAGCTGGAGCCCTCAATGTTCTT CTTCGTGTATCTGCTGTGATGAGTAATTCTCCCTACATCCTAGATCTAGATTGTGACATGTTCTGCAACGATCCAACTTCAGCTCGATATGCAATGTGTTTTCACCTTGATCCAAAGATATCATCCTCCTTGTCTTTTGTTCAATTTCCTCAGAAATTTCACAACATTAGCAAGAAAGACATCTATGACAGTCAGCTGAGATCATTATTTACT CTCCAATGGCAAGGGATGGACGGGCTTAAGGGACCTGTATTGTCAGGTACAGGCTTTTATATGAAAAGGGTATCATTGTACGGAAATCAAGCGAATGAAG GATGGACTGACCTGCTGCAACTTCGAGAATATTTTGGTTCATCGAATGAATTCATCAAGTCACTTACTCAAAACTACACAAGTGTTTTTTTTCCGGGACGGAATACATTGCTCGAAGAACCTCACTTGTTGGCTTCTTGTAGATATGAAACTGGCACTAAATGGGGACAAGAT GTAGGTTTCTTATACGATAGTGTAGTAGAAGATTTCCTGACTGGATTTATCTTGCATTGTAACGGATGGAATTCGGTTTTCTGCGAACCATCTAGGCCACAGTTCCTTGGTACAGCTACGACAAATTTGAATGATGTACTAATTCAAGGCACTAGATGGTACTCTGGTTTGTTTGAAAATGGTATAAGTAAGTTTTGCCCCCTTATATATGGGTCTTTAAGGATGCCACTACTCCAGAGCCTGTGTTTTGCAGAACTCACATATTTCCCTCTTTATTGCTTGCCTCTTTGGTGTTTTGCTACCATCCctcagctctgcctgcaacgtGGAATACCCTTGTACCCTAAG GTTTCAGATACATTTTTCATTGtcttttttttcatctttctaTCATCTCTTTCAAAACATTTACTAGAAGTGTTCTTAACTGGAGGAACACTCCATAACTGGATCAATGAGCAGAGAATCTGGATGATGAAATCAACTACTTGCGATCTATATGGTTGTTTGGATGCTTTACTGAAGAAAGTTGGAATAAGACAAGCCAGTTTCTTGCCTACTGATAAAGCAGAGGATGATGAACAAACTCTGCTATACCAAAATGATAAATACGACTTTCGAGCATCAAACATTTTTATAGTTCCAATGCTTGCCCTCCTCACAGTCAACATATTTTGTCTGGTAGTTGGAGTGTATAGAGTGATATTGGTGGGTGATTGGGACAAAATGTTCATACAGGTTGCCCTTGCAAGTTTTATCATTACAGTCAACTACCCTATCATTGAAGGGCTGGTGATAAGGAAAGACAAGGGACGCATTTCACAGTCGGTAGCTATATATGTTATCTTGTTTACTAtgatttttttgacattttgtaaattcttATAG
- the LOC25493077 gene encoding FHA domain-containing protein At4g14490, whose translation MEEQQDSPTLTLQILAGPRNGETHQFEPGSTVKIGRVIRGNNLPIKDPGISTKHLTIHFDSGNWILTDLDSSNGTVLDNVPVPPNTPFHLSDGSTIKIGEVTSILVNFINPQSKPTETMVEDKPMKGKKGNSGKSVKFRVPVQSIDEDGMLNGDDEDGIVDRPEPMKVTRNMRSRKIVTDSTNVNLDAVEPKNARATRNSKNKKNAVEICDSSNGNLDDVKEKVEEVKKNVRVTRNSKNKKNVAEICDSSNGDLEGVKEKVEEVKKNVRVTRNLRNKINKMGVSELSIGDLDGVKEKVEEPRSVRMTRNVKNKGVVIGEDLSLVDGVENVEKKKTRGCAKGKRKLREEIVGDGDGKENCDDAEEKEKLEEECVGDKEKEKLPEERVGDGEDKEKEKLSEECVGDEEDKEKEKLQEECVGDEEDKEKKKSQECVGDGVGKEIYDAKEKENLNGDENWPDLEKMNLGEWFDFLEVYLPKQIHDETEEIIDSMRQKAERLREYVIMYQNQKAGTATEC comes from the coding sequence ATGGAAGAACAACAAGACTCACCCACTCTTACACTCCAAATCCTCGCCGGTCCACGCAACGGAGAAACCCACCAATTCGAACCTGGATCCACCGTCAAAATCGGTCGTGTCATCCGCGGCAACAACCTCCCCATCAAAGATCCAGGTATTTCCACCAAACACCTCACTATCCATTTCGATTCCGGTAATTGGATTCTCACAGATCTCGATTCCTCTAACGGCACCGTTTTGGACAACGTACCTGTTCCTCCTAATACTCCTTTTCATCTCAGCGATGGTTCCACCATTAAGATCGGTGAAGTTACTTCCATCCTTGTCAATTTCATCAATCCCCAAAGTAAACCTACGGAAACCATGGTAGAAGATAAACCAATGAAGGGTAAAAAAGGGAATAGTGGTAAAAGTGTTAAATTTAGGGTTCCGGTACAGAGTATTGATGAAGATGGAATGTTGAatggtgatgatgaagatggAATTGTGGATCGACCTGAACCAATGAAGGTTACGAGGAATATGCGGAGCAGGAAAATTGTTACTGATTCTACTAATGTGAATTTGGATGCTGTAGAACCGAAGAATGCGAGGGCCACGAGGAATTCGAAGAATAAGAAGAATGCTGTTGAGATTTGTGATTCCAGTAATGGTAATTTGGATGATGTGAAGGAGAAAGTAGAAGAAGTGAAGAAGAATGTGAGGGTGACAAGGAATTCgaagaataagaagaatgtGGCTGAAATTTGTGATTCAAGTAATGGGGATTTGGAGGGTGTCAAGGAGAAGGTGGAGGAAGTGAAGAAGAATGTGAGGGTGACAAGGAATTTGAGgaataagataaataaaatggGGGTTTCTGAATTGAGTATTGGGGATTTGGATGGTGTGAAAGAGAAGGTGGAGGAGCCGAGGAGTGTGAGGATGACAAGGAATGTGAAGAATAAAGGGGTTGTAATTGGGGAAGATTTGAGCTTGGTGGATGGAGTGGAGAAtgttgagaaaaagaaaacgagGGGTTGTGCTAAGGGGAAGAGGAAGTTGCGGGAAGAGATTGTTGGTGATGGAGATGGTAAAGAGAATTGTGATGATGCTGAAGAAAAGGAGAAATTGGAGGAAGAGTGTGTTGGTGATAAAGAAAAGGAGAAGTTACCGGAAGAGCGTGTTGGTGATGGAGAAGATAAAGAGAAGGAGAAATTATCGGAAGAGTGTGTTGGTGacgaagaagataaagaaaaggAGAAATTACAGGAAGAGTGTGTTGGtgatgaagaagataaagagaagaagaaatcaCAAGAGTGTGTTGGTGATGGAGTTGGTAAAGAGATTTATGATGCGAAAGAAAAGGAGAATTTGAATGGGGATGAGAATTGGCCTGATTTGGAGAAGATGAATTTAGGTGAGTGGTTTGATTTCTTGGAAGTTTATTTGCCAAAACAGATACATGATGAAACGGAAGAGATTATTGATTCCATGAGACAAAAAGCCGAGAGACTCCGCGAGTACGTCATAATGTATCAGAATCAGAAAGCTGGAACTGCCACTGAATGCTAG
- the LOC25493078 gene encoding FHA domain-containing protein At4g14490, which yields MEEQQPPTLSLQIIKGPRKGETLQFRPGYAIRIGRVVCGNNLPIKDPGISTKHLSIHTESGKWALRDLDSSSNGTSLDDAVIPPNTSFYLRDGSTIKIGEVTVIVVNFIHPENKSTNTTVERGRRGKKVEEPKSIRVTRNMTRNMKNIGVEIGESSCLIVDGLENVVKEKMKGGGRKGKKKLEEDIFLNKLEEEIVGDGKENCDEAEEKEKYNWDGNMPDLEKMSLGEWFDFLEVYLPKQIHDETEDIIDSMRQKAERLREYVMMHENQKAQNAPGIE from the coding sequence ATGGAAGAACAACAACCACCAACTCTCTCATTACAAATCATCAAAGGTCCTCGTAAAGGTGAAACTCTTCAATTTCGACCGGGATATGCCATCAGAATTGGACGTGTCGTCTGCGGCAACAACCTGCCAATTAAGGATCCCGGAATATCCACTAAACATCTCTCTATTCATACCGAATCCGGTAAATGGGCACTCAGAGACCTTGATTCCTCATCAAATGGAACTTCTTTGGACGATGCGGTCATTCCTCCAAATACTTCTTTTTATCTCCGTGATGGATCCACCATTAAGATCGGTGAAGTCACCGTTATTGTTGTTAACTTCATCCACCCCGAAAATAAGTCTACCAATACCACAGTAGAACGGGGTAGAAGAGGTAAGAAGGTGGAAGAACCAAAGAGTATACGGGTGACACGGAATATGACAAGGAATATGAAGAATATAGGAGTTGAAATTGGAGAAAGTTCATGCTTGATAGTAGATGGTTTGGAGAATGTtgtgaaagagaaaatgaagggtGGTGGTCGCAAAGGAAAGAAGAAATTAGAGGaagatatttttttgaacaagttagAGGAAGAGATTGTTGGTGATGGTAAAGAGAACTGTGATGAAGCTGAAGAAAAGGAGAAATATAATTGGGATGGGAATATGCCTGATTTGGAGAAGATGAGTTTAGGTGAGTGGTTTGATTTCTTGGAGGTTTATTTGCCAAAACAAATACATGATGAAACGGAAGATATTATTGATTCAATGAGACAAAAAGCTGAGAGACTCCGTGAATATGTTATGATGCATGAAAATCAAAAAGCTCAAAATGCCCCTGGAATTGAATAG
- the LOC25493076 gene encoding cellulose synthase-like protein G2 isoform X1, producing the protein MEASQGTLPLNTCHVQKLLLIINRLHMLLHSMALGFLFYYRVCFLFQDQENRVSHLLPWLLVFTSEIILSFIWFLGQAYRWRPVSRFVFPERLPEDDKLPAVDVFICTADPIKEPTLEVMNTVLSSMALDYPQEKIHVYLSDDGCSPMTLYGVRKAWEFARWWLPFCRRYKIKNRCPKAYFSALESDDNDFARSSFYMEDKQKIKRKYEAFKEEIETFRKAEAFSRDSITVGDHSSVIEVMQEDIIDDVDNVKMPQLVYVSRERKSSSPHHFKAGALNVLLRVSAVMSNSPYILDLDCDMFCNDPTSARYAMCFHLDPKISSSLSFVQFPQKFHNISKKDIYDSQLRSLFTLQWQGMDGLKGPVLSGTGFYMKRVSLYGNQANEGIDPQGWTDLLQLREYFGSSNEFIKSLTQNYTSVFFPGRNTLLEEPHLLASCRYETGTKWGQDVGFLYDSVVEDFLTGFILHCNGWNSVFCEPSRPQFLGTATTNLNDVLIQGTRWYSGLFENGISKFCPLIYGSLRMPLLQSLCFAELTYFPLYCLPLWCFATIPQLCLQRGIPLYPKVSDTFFIVFFFIFLSSLSKHLLEVFLTGGTLHNWINEQRIWMMKSTTCDLYGCLDALLKKVGIRQASFLPTDKAEDDEQTLLYQNDKYDFRASNIFIVPMLALLTVNIFCLVVGVYRVILVGDWDKMFIQVALASFIITVNYPIIEGLVIRKDKGRISQSVAIYVILFTMIFLTFCKFL; encoded by the exons ATGGAGGCAAGTCAAGGAACTCTTCCTCTCAATACCTGCCATGTCCAAAAGTTGTTGCTTATCATCAATAGGTTACACATGCTCCTTCATTCCATGGCTTTAGGCTTCTTGTTCTATTACAGAGTGTGCTTTCTTTTCCAAGACCAAGAAAACAGGGTAAGCCATTTGCTACCATGGCTCCTTGTTTTTACTTCAGAAATCATTCTCTCCTTCATTTGGTTCCTTGGACAAGCTTATCGTTGGCGACCTGTTTCACGTTTTGTCTTCCCAGAGAGATTGCCAGAGGATGACAAGCTTCCTGCCGTTGATGTGTTCATATGCACTGCAGATCCAATCAAGGAACCCACTTTAGAGGTGATGAACACTGTTTTATCATCCATGGCACTAGATTATCCTCAAGAGAAGATTCATGTGTATCTTTCAGATGATGGGTGTTCCCCCATGACTCTGTATGGTGTGAGGAAGGCTTGGGAGTTTGCAAGGTGGTGGCTTCCCTTCTGCAGAAGGTACAAAATAAAGAACAGGTGCCCGAAGGCCTACTTTTCTGCTTTGGAGAGTGATGATAATGATTTTGCCAGGAGTAGTTTTTACATGGAAGACAAGCAAAAGATTAAG AGAAAGTATGAGGCTTTTAAAGAAGAGATAGAGACATTCAGAAAAGCTGAGGCCTTTTCAAGAGATAGTATTACCGTTGGAGATCATTCATCAGTCATTGAG GTGATGCAAGAAGATATCATTGATGATGTGGATAATGTCAAAATGcctcaacttgtctatgtttcGAGAGAGAGAAAGTCTTCTAGTCCCCACCATTTCAAAGCTGGAGCCCTCAATGTTCTT CTTCGTGTATCTGCTGTGATGAGTAATTCTCCCTACATCCTAGATCTAGATTGTGACATGTTCTGCAACGATCCAACTTCAGCTCGATATGCAATGTGTTTTCACCTTGATCCAAAGATATCATCCTCCTTGTCTTTTGTTCAATTTCCTCAGAAATTTCACAACATTAGCAAGAAAGACATCTATGACAGTCAGCTGAGATCATTATTTACT CTCCAATGGCAAGGGATGGACGGGCTTAAGGGACCTGTATTGTCAGGTACAGGCTTTTATATGAAAAGGGTATCATTGTACGGAAATCAAGCGAATGAAGGTATTGACCCACAAG GATGGACTGACCTGCTGCAACTTCGAGAATATTTTGGTTCATCGAATGAATTCATCAAGTCACTTACTCAAAACTACACAAGTGTTTTTTTTCCGGGACGGAATACATTGCTCGAAGAACCTCACTTGTTGGCTTCTTGTAGATATGAAACTGGCACTAAATGGGGACAAGAT GTAGGTTTCTTATACGATAGTGTAGTAGAAGATTTCCTGACTGGATTTATCTTGCATTGTAACGGATGGAATTCGGTTTTCTGCGAACCATCTAGGCCACAGTTCCTTGGTACAGCTACGACAAATTTGAATGATGTACTAATTCAAGGCACTAGATGGTACTCTGGTTTGTTTGAAAATGGTATAAGTAAGTTTTGCCCCCTTATATATGGGTCTTTAAGGATGCCACTACTCCAGAGCCTGTGTTTTGCAGAACTCACATATTTCCCTCTTTATTGCTTGCCTCTTTGGTGTTTTGCTACCATCCctcagctctgcctgcaacgtGGAATACCCTTGTACCCTAAG GTTTCAGATACATTTTTCATTGtcttttttttcatctttctaTCATCTCTTTCAAAACATTTACTAGAAGTGTTCTTAACTGGAGGAACACTCCATAACTGGATCAATGAGCAGAGAATCTGGATGATGAAATCAACTACTTGCGATCTATATGGTTGTTTGGATGCTTTACTGAAGAAAGTTGGAATAAGACAAGCCAGTTTCTTGCCTACTGATAAAGCAGAGGATGATGAACAAACTCTGCTATACCAAAATGATAAATACGACTTTCGAGCATCAAACATTTTTATAGTTCCAATGCTTGCCCTCCTCACAGTCAACATATTTTGTCTGGTAGTTGGAGTGTATAGAGTGATATTGGTGGGTGATTGGGACAAAATGTTCATACAGGTTGCCCTTGCAAGTTTTATCATTACAGTCAACTACCCTATCATTGAAGGGCTGGTGATAAGGAAAGACAAGGGACGCATTTCACAGTCGGTAGCTATATATGTTATCTTGTTTACTAtgatttttttgacattttgtaaattcttATAG